A genome region from Glycine max cultivar Williams 82 chromosome 5, Glycine_max_v4.0, whole genome shotgun sequence includes the following:
- the LOC100775476 gene encoding puromycin-sensitive aminopeptidase isoform X3: MLSCECNKLLMWLLQVTFRKKYCPLYSSLPRVKQVSRRLICSVATEDLPKEVEKSNMETPREIFLKDYKMPDYYFDTVDLKFSLGEEKTIVNSKIAVYPRIEGSTPPLVLDGRDLSLVSIHLNGKALKEEDYHLDARHLTIRSPPSGKYDLEIVTDICPQKNTSLEGLYKSSGNFCTQCEAEGFRKITFYQDRPDIMAKYTVRIEADKSLYPVLLSNGNLAEQGDLEDGRHYAVWEDPFKKPSYLFALVAGQLQSRDDTFITHSGRMVSLRIWTPADDVPKTVHAMYSLKAAMKWDEDVFGLEYDLDLFNVVAVPDFNMGAMENKSLNIFNSKLVLASPETATDADYAAILGVIGHEYFHNWTGNRVTCRDWFQLSLKEGLTVFRDQEFSSDMGSRTVKRIADVSKLRNYQFPQDAGPMAHPVRPHSYIKMDNFYTVTVYEKGAEVVRMYKTLLGSQGFRKGMDLYFKRHDGQAVTCEDFFAAMRDANDADFANFLLWYSQAGTPVVKVNTSYNPEAHTFSLKFSQEIPPTPGQSVKEPTFIPVAMGLLDSTGKDIPLSTVYHNGTLLSVSSNDQSVCTTVLRVTKKEEEFVFTNIFERPIPSLLRGYSAPVRLESDLTDSDLFFLLANDSDEFNRWEAGQVLARKLMLHLVDDLQHNKPLVLNSNFVEGFKRILCDSSLDKEFVAKAITLPGEGEIMDMMGVADPDAVHAVRTFIRKQLASKLRSEFLSTVENNRSSEEYVFNHSNLARRALKNVALAYLGCLEEQEFTNLVLHEYKTATNMTEQFAALVAIAQNPGKTRDDALADFYGKWQHDFLVVNKWFALQAMSDIPGNVENVRKLLSHPAFDLRNPNKVYSLIGGFCGSPVNFHAKDGLGYKFLGEIVLQLDKLNPQVASRMVSAFSRWRRYDEDRQKLAKAQLERIMSTNGLSENVFEIASKSLAA, from the exons atgttGTCTTGTGAATGTAATAAACTGTTGATGTGGCTTTTACAGGTCACTTTCCGAAAGAAGTATTGCCCATTATATTCTTCACTACCA AGGGTCAAGCAAGTAAGTAGGCGACTAATTTGTTCAGTTGCCACAGAGGATTTACCAAAGGAAGTTGAAAAATCTAACATGGAGACACCAAGGGAAATATTCTTAAAGGATTACAAAATGCCTGATTACTACTTTGACACT GTGGATCTAAAATTTTCCTTGGGAGAGGAGAAGACAATAGTTAATTCTAAAATTGCTGTGTATCCTCGCATTGAAG GTTCTACTCCCCCTCTAGTTTTAGATGGACGAGACTTATCTTTAGTTTCAATTCACCTGAATGGCAAGGCTTTAaag GAGGAAGATTATCATTTGGATGCACGCCATCTCACAATCCGATCACCTCCTAGTGGTAAATATGATCTTGAAATTGTTACAGATATTTGTCCACAGAAAAACACATCATTAGAG GGACTTTACAAATCATCTGGGAATTTCTGTACTCAATGTGAGGCTGAAGGCTTccgtaaaattacattttatcag GATCGACCTGATATAATGGCAAAATATACAGTTCGCATTGAGGCAGATAAATCACTGTATCCAGTGTTATTGTCTAATGGAAACCTAGCTGAACAAGGTGACTTAGAG GATGGCAGGCACTATGCTGTTTGGGAGGACCCCTTCAAGAAACCTTCTTATCTGTTTGCCTTGGTTGCTGGGCAATTGCAGAGCAGAGATGACACATTTATCACCCATTCAGGGCGGATGGTGTCCCTTAGGATATGGACACCTGCAGATGATGTACCTAAGACTGTACATGCTATGTATTCTCTGAAAGCAGCTATGAAGTGGGATGAAGAT GTTTTTGGACTTGAATATGACCTGGATCTCTTCAATGTTGTTGCTGTCCCAGATTTTAACAT GGGAGCCATGGAAAACAAGAGCTTGAAT ATTTTCAATTCAAAGCTTGTATTGGCCTCTCCAGAAACTGCAACTGATGCAGATTATGCTGCAATATTGGGAGTTATTGGCCATGAG TATTTCCACAACTGGACTGGCAACAG aGTGACATGTCGCGATTGGTTCCAGCTTAGCCTGAAGGAAGGTCTCACTGTTTTTCGTGATCAG GAATTTTCATCTGACATGGGAAGTCGTACTGTAAAGCGGATTGCTGATGTTTCAAAACTTAGAAATTACCAGTTTCCACAG GATGCAGGTCCCATGGCCCATCCAGTGCGACCACACTCTTACATCAAG ATGGACAACTTCTACACAG TTACG GTCTATGAAAAG GGGGCTGAAGTTGTTAGAATGTACAAAACCTTGCTGGGAAGTCAAGGGTTCCGAAAA GGCATGGATCTTTATTTTAAGAGACATGATGGCCAAGCTGTAACTTGTGAAGATTTTTTTGCTGCCATGCGAGATGCCAATGATGCAGATTTTGCAAATTTCTTGCTATG GTATTCTCAAGCTGGGACCCCTGTTGTCAAAGTAAATACTTCTTATAATCCAGAAGCACatactttttctttaaaatttag TCAAGAGATACCGCCAACTCCAGGGCAATCAGTTAAGGAACCCACATTCATTCCTGTTGCAATGGGTTTGCTTGATTCCACTGGCAAGGACATTCCTCTTTCAACTGTTTATCATAATGGGACTCTGCTATCTGTTTCAAGTAATGATCAATCAGTCTGCACTACAGTCCTTAGAGTGACCAAG AAAGAGGAAGAGTTTGTATTCACTAATATATTTGAAAGGCCTATTCCTTCTTTGTTAAGAGGATACAGTGCTCCTGTTCGTCTGGAATCTGATCTCACTGATAGCGACCTGTTTTTCTTACTAGCCAATGATTCTGATGAATTCAACCG TTGGGAGGCTGGACAAGTTTTGGCACGGAAATTGATGCTTCACTTAGTGGATGATTTGCAACATAACAAACCATTGGTTTTAAATTCCAATTTTGTTGAAGGGTTCAAACGTATTTTATGTGACTCaagtctggacaaa GAATTTGTGGCAAAGGCAATAACTCTGCCTGGCGAGGGAGAAATAATGGACATGATGGGGGTTGCAGATCCTGATGCTGTTCATGCTGTTCGGACTTTCATCAGGAAGCAGCTTGCGAGTAAACTGAGATCAGAGTTCCTCAGCACA GTGGAAAATAATAGAAGCTCAGAAGAATATGTCTTCAATCACTCAAACTTGGCAAGGCGTGCTCTGAAGAATGTTGCTCTTG cttaCCTGGGATGCCTTGAGGAACAAGAATTCACCAATCTTGTGCTGCATGAGTATAAAACTGCTACAAATATGACTGAGCAGTTTGCTGCTTTGGTTGCCATAGCACAAAACCCTGGTAAAACCCGTGATGATGCTCTTGCTGACTTTTATGGCAAGTGGCAGCATGATTTCTTG GTGGTGAACAAATGGTTTGCTCTTCAAGCAATGTCTGACATTCCTGGTAATGTTGAGAATGTGCGGAAACTGTTAAGCCACCCAGCATTCGATCTGCGCAATCCCAACAAAGTGTACTCTCTCATTGGAGGTTTCTGTGGGTCTCCGGTGAACTTTCATGCAAAGGATGGGTTAGGCTACAAGTTTTTGGGAGAGATTGTGCTGCAACTTGACAAGCTAAATCCTCAG GTTGCCTCGAGAATGGTGTCAGCCTTCTCAAGATGGAGGCGTTATGATGAAGACAGACAAAAACTTGCGAAG GCCCAGTTGGAGAGGATCATGTCTACTAATGGACTATCGGAGAATGTGTTTGAGATAGCTTCGAAAAGCTTAGCTGCTTAA